Below is a genomic region from Prolixibacteraceae bacterium.
GAGCTCTTTTCGGTCTTTACGACTGGAAATTCGAAGTCATGGGGCTGCTTTATCACACCTTAGACCTTGAAAAACGATATGGTGTAGGACCTCACACCATATCATTCCCACGTATTACTCCTGCTTCTGGATCTGAGCTAAGTCAAAACCTTCCTTATCAAGTGAGCGACGAAGATTTTAAAAAGATCGTTGCCGTACTACGACTCTCTGTACCTACTGCAGGACTCATCATAACTGCACGTGAAAAGCCGGAATTAAAAAGAGAAGTGATTAAATTAGGTTGTACACAAACCGACGCATCCACACGAATTGGTATTGGAGGTTATAGCGATCAAATAAACCAAGACAAACAACAATTTACCATTGGAGACCCAAGAGACCTGGATGATGTGATCCAAGAGATACTTAAAGAAGGTTTTATTCCATCATTCTGTACTGCAGGTTATCGATGTGGTCGAACAGGAGAAACGATCATGGGGATGCTTAGCCACTGTGTAGAAGGTAAATTCTGTAAGCTGAATGGGGTCCTTACTTTTAGAGAGTATCTTTATGACTACGCCTCCGAAGAGACAAAAAGACTTGGAGAAGCAGTGATTGCCAAGGAGTTGAAAGAGATACACCAAGAACAATACTTCATCGATCGTCCTAAATTAGTAGAAAAATTCGATCATCAGTACAATGATATTTTAATTGGCAAAAGAGATCGCTATATTTAGACCAAATAATTATAACAGAGATTTTCACAATGAACAATTTAGATATACATAAATGGGAGAATAGAAGGATGTGTGACATCCTTCTAAAATATCCACGAGTATTGTCCCTGCTCGACCGCTTACATATCCATCTTGAACTTCATGAGATGACCGTAAAAGAGGTATGTGATCAAACCAATACCAACCTAACTCTTTTTGTCATTCTCATTGAATCATTTCTTGACAAATCAGAGAACTTCAACGGGAAATATGATCTTTCGATCATTCCTGATTTGGTAGCATACCTTAGAGAGTCACACAACTACTTCCTCGAAAAAAAGATCCCTTATTTAAATCAGATTCTTGCTCAATTTATCGAGAAATTCAAACATCCTCAAATAGGGTTATTGAAAATATTCTTTGACGAGTACTGTCAAGAAGTACAGCAACATATGAGCTATGAGGATCGTGAAGTATTTCCATATATCAATAAACTTCATAAGCTATCGGTCGAAAAAGACATCACACATCTTGATTTCTCCATGGAGGAGTTCGAAGAGCACCATACCAATATAGAAGAGAAACTGAGTGATCTGAAAAATCTTTTGATCAAACACTTCGCCTCTGACTATGGCAACTTCCTGAAAACTCAATTTCTTCTTAACCTTTATGATCTAGAAGATGAAATTCATGATCACTCTCGTTTAGAAGATGACATCCTGATTCCTCTTGTAAAACAACTTGAGACACTAACCTCAAATGAAAGATGAGCCAAAAACTACATGCTGTCGTCATTGACGATGCCACAATCATAAGAGAAGGGATAGAAGTTATTCTCAACCGGAATTTCTTTCCAATCACTCTTAATAAGCTTTCATCGTTCCCCCCAAACCTTGAAAAAGTGATCAAATCAAAAGTTGATCTAGTAATGGTCAATGCCAACATGCTTTGGAACTACAACGGAGATATCCAATATTTCTCCGACGTTCTCAAATCGAAGAACATTCCAATGTTAGGCTACAACATCCAACACCATAGCCAAAAAAAGCTATTTACATCGATACTTCACCTGACAGACTCAGAAGAGACAATTTGTGATAAGATCAAATCGATCACTGCAAAAAATCAAAAAGGTGTTGAAGAAGATAGTAGCAATCTATCCACAAGAGAAATCGAAGTAATTAGACAAATTATTGATGGCAATAGCAATAAAGAGATTGCAGAAAAGCTCTTTATTAGCACCCATACCGTAATTACGCACCGTAAAAACATTACACAAAAATTGGGTATAAAATCCATATCGGGACTTACCATCTATGCTATTCTGCATGGTCTAGTAGAGATCGATGAATATAAAACGGAAGCCTAACCACTCCACATAAAATGTATACTGCTGTTTGTAATATTCATCTCTACAAACAGCAGTAGCAATACCCGTCTCTAAAAAGAAAATAAGCCTACCACATCTCATTATCGAAATCTTAGCACCCCTTAACTTATCATGTTAAAAGAGAAGGCGACATTCTATACCCTCAAGAAGTATCACTCTATAGTCTAAGCTCTTAAGCATAAGTTTTGGTATTGTATAGGGCAATGAACGACTAGATGAACAAGCCATGACATCAGTAGTAACTTCTTCACCATCCCAATAGTTAAGAACTGAATGCCTTACCCATTTCATCTGTGTGCCATCCCGTAAACTCCAACCCTTCGTGCCTTTCAGCCTTAGCGGTTCCCTTATCCCTGCACTTCATCCAACAGGGAACGCAGCGCTCCGCTCGGCATCATGTGTCAACCAAAATCCGTGGAGATCCGTCTAATCCGTGGCTAAATTCCTTGCACCTCAACCCTTCGTGTCTTTGCGTCTTAGCGGTTCCCTTATCCCTACACTTCATCCAACAGGGAACGCAGCGCTCCGCTCGGCATCATGTGTCAACCAAAATCCGTGGAGATCCGTCTAATCCGTCCAATCCGTGGCTAAATTCCTTGCACCTCAACCAAAATAAAAAATCTGTTTCATCTGTATGCCATCCCTTCCACCTCACCCCTTCACCCCCATGTGTATTAGCGGCTTAGCGATTATTTTAAAATCCGTTCCCGACAATTTCAACCAAGCCCCGAACGGGGTGACCGAAACTAGCCCAACGGTGAAATGAATATGTTGCGCAGTAGCGCTGCATAAGAATGAGCCTTGGGTACAACACACCACCAATCATCAAAGGCTGAAGGCCTGGCCCATCTCAGACATAACGCATCCAATACGACAAAGTTTGTGCCAATTCATTGGCACAAGAGAGATACCTCGTACAGGCGCGATGCTCGCGCCTCCTTCCTTCCTATCTTTGCGTCTTCGCGGTTCTTTTCCGCCGTGCACTTCATCCAACAGGGAACGCAGCGCTCCGCTCGGCATCATGTGTCAACCAAAATAAAATCCGTCAAATCCGTGGCTAAATTCCGTGCACATCAACCCTTCGTGTCTTTGCGCCTTAGCGGTTCTTTTAAAATCCGTGGCTATATGTTACTTTACATCGACCAAAATAAAATCCGTTACATCGATCTAATCTGTTTCATCTGTGTGCCATCCCTTGCGCCTCAACCAAATCCGTCCAATCCGTGGCCATAATTCCCTTCGCTCAAACACAATAAAAAATCCGTTTCATCGGTCTAATCTGTTTCATCTGTGTGCCATCCCTTGCGCCTCAACCAAATCCGTCCAATCCGTGGCCATAATTCCCTTCGCTCAAACACAATAAAAAATCCGTTTCATCGGTCTAATCCGTTTCATCTGTGTGCCATCCCTTGCGCCTCAACCAAATCCGTCCAATCCGTGGCCATAATTCCCTGCACTCAAACACAATAAAAAATCCGTTTCATCGGTCTAATCTATTTCATCTGTGTGCCATCCCTTGCGCCTCAACTCTTCAACCCTTCGTGTCTGTGTGTCCTCGTCGTTTATTTCTACCCCTTGCACCTCATCCCTTGCACCCCAACCTTCTAACCTCTTCTTCAACAACTTACCACTTCACCCCAAAATCCATGTATATTTTCATACTTTCTCATCTACGCTTTTCTTATATTTGATTGTCAAATTACCACGATGGGTAGAGGACACAACGAACAATTATTTTAATCATATCATAAACAAGCCATGAAAAAAACACTATTGACACTAGCAAGTGCTGCTCTTGTCTCTGTGGCTTCGGCACAGACAAAAGACCCTGCAAAGGTACAAGTCATCGAAGGAGGTAAAGGATACTACTACGAAACGATCCTTAAAGACATCAGTAAGGTTAACGACCAATTAGACGAGAAGGAACCATACAAACGATTTGTAATGGACCAGTCTAAGATGAAACTACCGAACAATGTGGATCTATACACTAAGCTATGGGCATTTGATCCAATATCGCAAGGAAACACAGGTTCATGTTGGTGTTTTTCGACAGTCTCTATGCTTGAATCAGAAATATATCGCATGCAGAAGAGAGAGGTGAAACTTTCAGAGATGTACGTAGTATATTGGGAATATGTATTGAAAGCAACTCGTTTTATAGAGAAAAGAGGAAACTCTCTTTTTGCACAAGGATCTGAAGGAAATGCAGTAGCTAGAGTTGCAACTCAATATGGATTGGTTCCTGAGAACGAGTATACAGGAAAACTGAACGGTCGCAAATTCCATACACATAAAAAGATGTATGGAGAGATGAAAGCATTCTTGGAAGGTTTAGAGGAGTCAAATGCTTGGAATAAAGAGGAAGCCATTGAGACGATCAAATCAATCATGAATCACTATATCGGAACCCCTCCAAATGATTTCAAAGTAGACGGAAAAGAGTACACCCCGATGACCTTCATGAAAGAGTATGCTAAAATCAATCCAGAAGACTATGTAGAGATCCTTTCATACAAACAAGAACCTTATTGGAAGCAAGTAGAATACACCGTGCCTGACAACTGGTGGCACAGCAAAGACTACTACAATATTCCATTAAATGACTATATGAAGATCATTCGTCGTGTAATCGACAAAGGATACACTGTCAGCATTGGAGGGGATGTATCAGAAGCTGGATTCCTTAGAGAGACTCAATGTGCTATCGTTCCTGATTTCGATATCCCAACCAAATACATCACAGAAGATGCACGTCAATTCCGTTTCTCTAACGAAAGTACTACTGACGACCATGGCATGCATATGATCGGATATATCAAGGACTGGAAAGGGGATGGTTTCAACTGGTATCTAATCAAAGACTCAAGCTCGGGATCACGTAACAATGACCCTAAAGTCAAAGAGTTTGGATACTACTTCTTCCGTGAAGACTACATCAAATTAAAGATGATGGGATTCACTGTACATAAAGATGCAGTAAAAGATATCCTTAAAAAATTCTAACAACACTTTCACTAGAATTCAGGACAAAGGATGCTACAAAAAAGTCGTAGCATCCTTTTTTCTTCCACCATATTATCGGCTGCATATCTCTTTAGCATATGAGGAAGGTCTCATCTTCCTCATATCCTTGAGCTTCAGCTCAACAACTTACACTCCAACAAAAAAAATTGTGTATTCTTTCCCAAGATTCCCACCCTTAAGCTATATTAGGTTTCCTTTTCAGAGAATGTAGCAGCATAGAAAGATAAACGATGTTTGATCTCTTCGTCTCTTAGCAGTTCTTCTAATATGTGTTCATCTGTTGAATCATTATCATACGTATTCCGTCCCTTGATCGTCAATCAATATCTCTGGCTCGTCTAATCTATGTGCATCTATGCAATCTGTTTCACTTTCAACGTTTGCCTCTGAAACCCAACCTCTAATCGACTCAATAGATTAGATATTCTATAAACAATCCCATATCATCCACACAAGATTAAATTATGTTAATACAATACCCTCTATTTTAATATAAACATATATTTATGTTTATTCACAACAGGTTTTAACAACACCTAATTATAACACATTTATATTTTAATATTAGATTTCAAACTTATGGAATTTAATTATCCACACATCACATCTACCACACTGGGTATCAACATGAAGCCAATAAGCTATTTGTCAATAGCACTTATTACACACAAATTATTTCGATAACAAAAATACATCTGCCACAAAATCAAAAAGAAAATATAAAATCAAGAATCAACTTATTTGTTTATGATGAAGAAAATTTTACTTATTTTATTAACAATTACAACACTAAGAGTAATTGGACAAAATCTCCCAGCAACACAAAATCAATGGGAGTACTCAGAAGTAACCATTAACGGTATAAATGGAATTAGCCTTAACAGATATATTGGAGAGTTAAACCAAAATGATCAATATATTAATATTCCAAACTCAATTGATTCTAAGCCTGTCATTGCACTATGCTATATGAGCAAAACAAACTATATGAGAAGGCTTGTGGGTAGATCGAGTGACAGTGATGCACTATGGAGCCCACTAAGTGGACTATTTGGTCAAAATAAAACGACTCCCAACACAAATGTAAGAGAAGTTAATGCACTAAATGCAAATATCCTACATGTAGGACCATACACTTTTAGTTATTGTCAAAACAGAAATACATCTATTAGTTTAACCAATAATGTCAAGGAAATTATGCCTTTTGCATTTAGTGGTTCAGAGATTGTTAACTTTAACTTTCCGACATCATTAGAATATTTAGGTGCATACACTTTCTATAACTGTAAGGAGCTTGCATATGCATCACCCATTCCATCCACAGTCACTAGAATAGAGTTGGGGACATTTTATGGCTGTGTCGATCTTATCACATCTATCTCTCATTTAGTACATGAAAATATCGAATATATTGGTTCTTATGCTTTTAAAAACTGTACGAGTCTTGAAGGGACACTAACACTACCCAAGCAACTAGATCAGATTAATGATGGGGTTTTTGATAACTGTAGTAAAATTTCCGTAGGCTCTCAAATGCCACAGAGTTTAAAATTTATTGAAAGACGTGCCTTTGCTGAAAGCAAAAGTTATACGAAGAATTTAATATTCAATGAGGGACTTATTAATATTGCTGACAGTGCATTTTATCGTAAATGGTATCAAGATAACGGACGTGAGATTGAGACAATCGTTTTTCCTAGCTCATTGAATTCTATCGAATCTTGTGCTTTTCGCGGGACATCTAGCAACTTACAAACAATCCATATACATGCATTAACGCCTCCTGTAGTTACTGGGAAAAAGACATTTGATGAATCATCCTATCGAAACACGACTCTTTATGTACCACAAGGTACATTGACTAAATACAAAGAAGCTACAATATGGAAGGAGTTTAATAACATTGAAGAGATTAATAGTAAAAGCACCTCTGTAAAATCTAAACGAAATGATATCTACTCAATCATTTCAAATGGAAATAGAATCCTTTTCAAGAACCCTTCGTCGATGAAACGAATCTCTGTTTACGACATTTTGGGTAACATCATCTATCAATCTGAAAAAATTGATAACGAGCTAAAAATTAACACGAATAATAATAAGATTTTTATTCTGATGATTGAAACAAATGATGGCAACATGTACAAAGACAAATTCAGAATGAATTAGATAAACAACAATAATATTTAAGGGAACCTCTCAAAATTAGTTTTTTTGTTTGATCCTATATGTTCGGTAAATTTGGGAAACCTCACATATAATAGTGTGTATTTTTAATTATTGATAATCAGTGTATTACATTTCAGTATTTAAAGTGTAGACACAGTTATTTTACCATTAACTTTAATCTTATAATTTGTTCATACCTAAACAAGTTGTATGTGAGGTTAATTAGCCCAATAATTGTACTTGATCTTTCAAATCCAATACACTTCATTTGCAAATTTCCCATACTATTTTCCATAAAACCAAACACATGCTCAACTCTTGCTCTTGTTTTTGATTTTTCTTTATTATTTTCCTTTTGCTGGTCAGTTAAAGGTTTATTTCTTACTCCTTTCTCATTTACATTATTCTCCATTTTACTTTCGTCTATAAGCTTATCACATCGTTCTCCTGTATAAGCACTATCAGCATAGAATTTACAATCTTGATCTGTATCATCTCCAATGAGTAAATCTAATGCTTTTGAGTCATGAACTTCAGCACTTGAAGAAGTATAATCTGTAATCAATTTACTATCACTGTCTATTTTGATATGATTCTTATAGCCAAAATGTTTTTCATTACGTTTTTTCGCCCAACGTGCATTTACATCTTTCTGACGAAGTTTATTCTTATTTGAATGCCATTCCTTTGGAGCACAGTTGTTTTCTTTGATATATTCATTCTCTTTTTTGCTATTTCTTTGTCTTGGAACTTCCACAAAACTAGCATCAACAATTTTACCTTCAGAAACAAGCAAACCCTCATTATTTAATACATGATGAAACTGTTCAAAAAGTTCTCTTTCTAAATCTAGAACTGAAAGTCTTTCTCTAAATCGCCAAATTGTTTTTTCGTCTGGTATAGAACTACTCCGAACTAAACCTAAGAATTGACTAAATGAATGCCTATCAATAATCTGATATTCTGTTTGAAAATCACTAAGATTATAATAGCGTTGTAGTATCAAAATCTTAAACATCATAATAGGACAGTAAGCTGGAGCACCAGCATTACTTTTGCGATCTTTTTCATATACCTTTTCTAAGATGGGGAGAAATAACTCCCAATCGATAACCTGATTTAAACGATATAAAGGATCTCCCATTTCTTGAAGCTTCTCTAGCCTAAAAACGTCATCAAATAATGAATCGTTAGTGATATTCTTGTAGTTCATATTTATAAAGATCACTTTTTTAGTATAAGAATTACAATGTAATATGTTAAATATCAGTTAAATAATTATGAGAGCCCCCCTTAAAACACTTAGGGCACAACATTTTAATTACGTTGTGCCCTTTCCGTTATTATAAGTTTTTAGCTCTCAATAATCTCCAAATCAATGATATAAAGCCATACCAACAATTTCGTTTTGACAAGGGAGAGAGTTTATAAATATCGCAAATTTCCTTGAATGACTTTTACACTATCCTAATTAAGCTTGATAGAACAGAGACTTTAAACTCTTCATAATATTCTAAATATCAATATTCTGGGGCCAGATAAAAGGAGAAATAACAACTTCTACTATATTTTTCATGCAGTGGATCGTATATCATCGCCCAAAAATGAATCTCCTCTGCATCCATGCAATTATTCCATTTTATACTATAGGGTTGCCAATCTGATTGAGCCCCTTCCTCCCGATGCCTTAATTTCACCATATCTGAGATATCTCCTCCAGCAGTACCATATCTTAATATCACAAGATAGCCATCTCGAATAGAATTATGCTCAACATCCACATTCACCGTAAGATGTAATCCATCATACCATACTGCATCTACACCAAATGTTGTGTCATCTCGAATGCTCATCCTCACCTTCGAACAGTCAATATATAAATTAGGGTATTCTCCACCAATGGCATCCATTATCACATGTGACCTTGCCGAGCAAATTGCTTTGGCTATCGTCTGAGATCTCTTTCGATACGAAACACGAATCACATCCTTAAAATTGGACAAAAAGCTAGAAGCCAACTTCATTCGAAGTCTCTGACACTTCTGTTTCTCCGATGCGGGCTTTTTCGAAGGCTCTGGTTTTGAACGTACATACTGCTTATTCCCAATCTTAACCAACACCAAATTACCAATCGTTCCAGTAAAATATTTTCCATCTATTCGTGCCATATCGACAATAAATTAAATTACAAAAAATGAGAAATATGATTGGTGATCCCCAACTATGGGGACCACCAGTAATACCCATCGAATTATGAAATGACCTAAAAATCTTGCGAATATATTTGCTTAGACAAGCCACAATAGTGGAAGCGTCGTTTCCCTACAGGCGTATTTTTTAACGATGCATAAACAATATAGGACACAGAGAAATAGCTCACGCTATGATTTAACAGGTATAGACACTCTACTTACGATGCAGAAATCTCTGCATAAGAGGTTTTTGACACATAATCTTTGGTCAATGCACTTGCAGTACAATAAAAAGCATATAGATGCAATTTATGCCCTTTCATCGAATCGGTAAGCATTACCTCAGCTGACATATCTGATGCTTTAGCCAAATCAATATAAGATTTTGAATACTGCATATCATCACGATAAACAAACAAGTGTACCATACACTCTTCACCATCCACCTGGATAATATCAACGGTACCCCAACGAATCTGCAACACACCTGTCTCATCCAACGTAAGATGAACATTCTCTAATTTAGATAACCCTCCTTTTGACAATTGTAAGTTTGGAAAATCCGCCACTACATGATCGTTCTCAAATTGAAAGAAAGTATCATTTGCATCATAAGCCGCATTAAAAGTTGTTCGATTTTTAGAAACAGGTCGAAAACCCAAACGAACTAAATGACGAGCATCCGAGATAAAACGATTTGTCTGTGTAAAACGAGCTCGTTGTTGCAAACACTTCAACGAAATATTCTTACGTTTAATGACCTCTGGCAATGATCGCAACAGATAGGTGCCTTTCCATTTCGAACCAACAACACTTCCAACTTTCCCCATAAATCCACCAAGGACTCCTTTTCTAATTGATCCCATAACATTTTAATAATTAGATTAATACTAAATTTTCAAATCAAACTTATGAGAAAAACAAAGGGCATACAATGAAATCATGCGAGCTTACGTGATTATTCGCGGTTCTGCGTGATATTGCACAATTTTTCGCATACTGACCTAACAACCCACCCCCTCAATTAATCGTTATCATTACAATAAAAGAGACTCTATTTAAAATTGAACCTTCAATTGTTTCAGATATTCGTTGTTTAGAGGAGAGAAGAAAATAGAAGGATACACCTCATTAACATCGGATGAAAATAAAAACATATCGTTATGAAAAAGATTATCATGCTCTGTTGCTGCCTAGGATTATATCCACAGCAACCACTTAAGAAAAACCACCTAATGCAATATGCATTTGCAAAAACTCAAGAGGTAAAACCACAACAAACTCCAACAGAAAATGCCTATAACCTATCTCCTCTTCTAACCTTAAAAATAGATGCGTTGGAGAGCCGTATTCATGCTGAACTCAAGGGGCAACAACAAAGACTCGATGACCTTAAAAGCCTCATACATATTGTCATTTCGTTTCTGATCGGACTTGCTGGATTCCTATTCTACGAAAAACGCCACGAAAAATCAACATAAACAACAACAAAAGAGATACCAATCTAGTGGAGTAAATTTTATATTATTGTAGTGTAATCAGAAATGATCCATTAACATCATTAAAAGTGACTTGCAAGACTACTCTGAGTAGGTATAATTATTCAAAAACAGTCTTTCTGCTTTTGCTCCAAAGGTGCGCTGAAAGCGATAAATTTTCTAGCCTAGTGCAACAACCTTTTAGTTATAGTCAGTATTTATTACTATTAAAAACTCAATTTATTGATCTGAACAAATAAATCATTTCTTCGAGCTCATGTTTATTGTAACATGAGCTCGAAACAAATGAGTTCGTTCTTTAGACCAATAAATAGGGATTTTAATGGTGATAATCGCTAAAGACGTATCACAAAATCCCCAAGAAGTAGCTCGTGAGCTTAACAAAGACTCCACTAGTCAACACGCATAAATAGACCTAATGACAACCGAACTTAGCACAGTAATAACCATTAGACAACAATTCTTTACACAAAACAAAGAGATGGAGAACAGCGCTATCCATTATTCTCACCACAGAAACACCAATCAAAACACCTATAATCACTCCAAGATAATCACAAACGAATAATACACAAATAAAAACCAAACACACCCAAGACAACAAAACACTGAAATACAAATAGATAAACCTAAAATCATCAATTATCACAGATAACTTATGATATTATTATGTTATATCATAAAATTATGTTTATTTTCGACCTCTCTAATTCGAGTAGAATATTAAAATCTCATTCTTTAAGAATTACAGAATAATTTGAATTGGTTCAGTTCTGAGTTCCAAATTTAACTTTAGATTAAGTTTATCGTAATTAAGCAACAGAGTACGATCAACTTAACTAAAATTTTCCAACCCATGCCTGGGTGGAACATATCCCCATACATATCTATTTCATTAGAATATTAATTTAAACTATTGAGTGACAATCCAATTAGTCATCAGTTTATCCCACAAAGGGAATAATCTGAGAACTAAACACTTGGAGCAAAACCCAAATGGTTGTCTTATATAATTTTGTTTATTACAACAACAACTTTAACACATTATGAAAAAAATTGGCTCTTTCCAAGATTTGATGGGTAATCATATTAAAAAGAACAATGCTTATTCACCTTTCTAAAATCTAATTTACCCGTAACAAGATATATCATTGTGATGAAATTTTTAGTGTCCCTAAATCCTTTAGCTCTTCTTTTTACTGTTTGAACCACAGAATTAAGACCTTCTAATATTCCATTATTTATCTTTGTTTCCATCCATTGCACAACGCCATCCCAATGTCTTTTAATTGTATTGGCAGCCTTGATGATAGGCTCCATCCTAGAGTGAGTTGCCCAATAATACCATTGTTTTAATAAGCACACAAACTCTTCTGCCGTGTTAGCGTATGTGTAAATATCCTGAAAGCTTTCACGTATTCGGAGTGCTCTGAAACTCTTTAATTGTAACTACTCAGGTAGTATTATAGTTTAGCCTCTATTAGATTTTAAATAGAGCTTCAAGAAGATAACTTTCAAAATTATCTATTCCCAGCTTAAGTTAACATTATTGCATGATAGCCAATATGCGATCATGTTTAGAACACTCTTTCCTTGTTTCTTTAATGTGTCGGTTATAGATCGCAACATGGCATACCTCTGCGCCCCTTCTTCTGTGCGATATCCCTTAGACACATTCTGTTTTACCTTGATGTTACGCATTGCTCTTTCCGAAGCATTATTATCAAACGGTACTTCATAATGATTTAAGAAAGTAAACACACTATCGATTTTCTTTATTAATCGTTGTCGTAATGTTCTTATTTCATCGAGCTGATCGTCATTTATGTCGATATTCAGAAGTTCTAATAATTTGGTCTTAAATGATGCTTCCTTATCTAGTGGGAAATCTTTTTCTTCAGCTTCCCGTTTTAATTTCATGGCTTCTGAAAAGAGATCTAATATATCTTGTGCCCATCTATTATTGGTCTGTTGCTTTATGTAGATTAATTCGCGTTGTAAGTGAGCTAGACATAGTTGATAATGTTTGGCAGGGGTCTTTAGTTGAGAGGCATAGCAGTCACTTACTAAAGTAGCATTAGTAAATCCATCTTTGAAATTTTCTTCCACAACTTTATACCCTCTAGATCTATGTGCTCTAATAAAAGTTAGTTCATAATTTTGCCAAACCCACATCCATCCTTTACTGCCATCTATTTTACAACCTGTTTCATCAGATCCAACTATATTGGCATCTTCAATAGATTGACGTAGTGATTCATATAGAGGAGTGAATACCTTTTCTGCATGTTTTAAAATATTGTCAATAGTTCCATCTCCTATTTTATATGAAGTCAGCTCTTCTACTAGCGAACTAATACGATTTAAAGGGATATAGTGCTCTATATGCAGACTAAGAATTAGCGAACGTATGTTGGGACCATATTGAACTGGTGCATTAACATTGGATGGCATAGCTCCTTTATGGATTTGTCCACAACTGCATCTATTCTCATAAAGACGATGCTCAATACATATAGGTTCAATAACAGGGGGGATATCAAAAACTTGACGCTTGCATAGCAACTTAGCATCCTCAGGATTCAATCTATTTCCACAACTACACTTAGCTAAAGGATGATGAGATTCGATATCGGTCGGTGTGGCATCTTGAAATAAAGTCATGCCTTTATGACCAAGTTGACCTCCTGATTTTTTATTAGATTTCTTGCGAAGAGATTGATTCTTCTTTACTGTCGATAAATCTCTAGATGGAGGAAAACTGCTATTACCACTATTTTTCTTACTACGTGATAGTTGATCTTCAAGAGTCTTAACCTTAGCATGAAGCATCGCATTTTCTTCTGACAAAGCTCTTACCTCCGACATAACAATGTCTAATTTTGCCAGTAAA
It encodes:
- a CDS encoding IS66 family transposase, whose product is MNKVDRLEKENKALKEQVQSLLAKLDIVMSEVRALSEENAMLHAKVKTLEDQLSRSKKNSGNSSFPPSRDLSTVKKNQSLRKKSNKKSGGQLGHKGMTLFQDATPTDIESHHPLAKCSCGNRLNPEDAKLLCKRQVFDIPPVIEPICIEHRLYENRCSCGQIHKGAMPSNVNAPVQYGPNIRSLILSLHIEHYIPLNRISSLVEELTSYKIGDGTIDNILKHAEKVFTPLYESLRQSIEDANIVGSDETGCKIDGSKGWMWVWQNYELTFIRAHRSRGYKVVEENFKDGFTNATLVSDCYASQLKTPAKHYQLCLAHLQRELIYIKQQTNNRWAQDILDLFSEAMKLKREAEEKDFPLDKEASFKTKLLELLNIDINDDQLDEIRTLRQRLIKKIDSVFTFLNHYEVPFDNNASERAMRNIKVKQNVSKGYRTEEGAQRYAMLRSITDTLKKQGKSVLNMIAYWLSCNNVNLSWE